A stretch of the Panicum virgatum strain AP13 chromosome 9N, P.virgatum_v5, whole genome shotgun sequence genome encodes the following:
- the LOC120688055 gene encoding recQ-mediated genome instability protein 2-like isoform X2: MDYTLAALKIFGSQLAGSTEAPSSEGSSPAQMLFGIRFQRAWMQVPKQGVLLSANYNESGEGRLVLDDGSCVAELFVLPKEAEGRRRLAGMYVMVIGAYIAEQSKDNYPAIKVHKMVDLSDQPDREAMWYMEVAEAYNLFYLPFSVASPPS; encoded by the exons ATGGACTACACGCTCGCGGCGCTGAAGATCTTCGGCTCCCAGCTCGCCGGCTCCACCGAGGCGCCGTCCTCGGAGGGCTCCTCCCCCGCGCAGATGCTGTTCGGCATCCGCTTCCAGCGCGCCTGGATGCAGGTCCCCAA GCAGGGTGTGCTCCTGTCGGCGAACTACAACGAATCCGGCGAAGGGCGTCTTGTGCTGGATGATGGCTCCTGCGTCGCCGAGCTCTTCGTCTTGCCCAAAGAAGCCGAGGGCCGACGGCGGCTGGCAG GGATGTATGTAATGGTTATCGGGGCCTACATTGCAGAACAGTCTAAGGACAATTATCCAGCTATCAAG GTGCATAAGATGGTCGACCTCTCTGACCAGCCGGACCGTGAAGCAATGTGGTACATGGAAGTAGCTGAGGCGTACAACTTGTTCTACCTGCCATTCTCGGTTGCTAGTCCCCCTTCATGA
- the LOC120688055 gene encoding recQ-mediated genome instability protein 2-like isoform X1, whose product MDYTLAALKIFGSQLAGSTEAPSSEGSSPAQMLFGIRFQRAWMQVPNGRQGVLLSANYNESGEGRLVLDDGSCVAELFVLPKEAEGRRRLAGMYVMVIGAYIAEQSKDNYPAIKVHKMVDLSDQPDREAMWYMEVAEAYNLFYLPFSVASPPS is encoded by the exons ATGGACTACACGCTCGCGGCGCTGAAGATCTTCGGCTCCCAGCTCGCCGGCTCCACCGAGGCGCCGTCCTCGGAGGGCTCCTCCCCCGCGCAGATGCTGTTCGGCATCCGCTTCCAGCGCGCCTGGATGCAGGTCCCCAA CGGCAGGCAGGGTGTGCTCCTGTCGGCGAACTACAACGAATCCGGCGAAGGGCGTCTTGTGCTGGATGATGGCTCCTGCGTCGCCGAGCTCTTCGTCTTGCCCAAAGAAGCCGAGGGCCGACGGCGGCTGGCAG GGATGTATGTAATGGTTATCGGGGCCTACATTGCAGAACAGTCTAAGGACAATTATCCAGCTATCAAG GTGCATAAGATGGTCGACCTCTCTGACCAGCCGGACCGTGAAGCAATGTGGTACATGGAAGTAGCTGAGGCGTACAACTTGTTCTACCTGCCATTCTCGGTTGCTAGTCCCCCTTCATGA
- the LOC120688055 gene encoding recQ-mediated genome instability protein 2-like isoform X3, whose translation MDYTLAALKIFGSQLAGSTEAPSSEGSSPAQMLFGIRFQRAWMQGVLLSANYNESGEGRLVLDDGSCVAELFVLPKEAEGRRRLAGMYVMVIGAYIAEQSKDNYPAIKVHKMVDLSDQPDREAMWYMEVAEAYNLFYLPFSVASPPS comes from the exons ATGGACTACACGCTCGCGGCGCTGAAGATCTTCGGCTCCCAGCTCGCCGGCTCCACCGAGGCGCCGTCCTCGGAGGGCTCCTCCCCCGCGCAGATGCTGTTCGGCATCCGCTTCCAGCGCGCCTGGATGCAG GGTGTGCTCCTGTCGGCGAACTACAACGAATCCGGCGAAGGGCGTCTTGTGCTGGATGATGGCTCCTGCGTCGCCGAGCTCTTCGTCTTGCCCAAAGAAGCCGAGGGCCGACGGCGGCTGGCAG GGATGTATGTAATGGTTATCGGGGCCTACATTGCAGAACAGTCTAAGGACAATTATCCAGCTATCAAG GTGCATAAGATGGTCGACCTCTCTGACCAGCCGGACCGTGAAGCAATGTGGTACATGGAAGTAGCTGAGGCGTACAACTTGTTCTACCTGCCATTCTCGGTTGCTAGTCCCCCTTCATGA